In the genome of Candidatus Thorarchaeota archaeon, the window GCCTTCGCCGTCCCAACAAGCACTCTAATCAAAGAAATACATTCCCTAATGTCCGATGGCAAATACGAAGGGCATTCATATCTTGGCGTGGAAGGAACAGACATGACATATGATTCAGCTCAACAACTGGGCGTAGGCGTGACTTATGGCTGGATTATCAGAAATGTTGTGTCAAACGGGCCTTCTTACAATAAGCTGGCGGCTAACGATATTATAATTGCAATGAACGAAACTCAGATCAGAAATGGAGACGAATTCGCCGGCTATCTAGAAGAAAACACACTACCACAAGACACACTCAATTTGAAGATAATGAGGAAAACAGGTTCAAATTGGCAGGAAACATACGTAGCCATAGTGTTGGGAAAAAGACCAGAACCAAATGTCTAGGT includes:
- a CDS encoding PDZ domain-containing protein, which gives rise to AFAVPTSTLIKEIHSLMSDGKYEGHSYLGVEGTDMTYDSAQQLGVGVTYGWIIRNVVSNGPSYNKLAANDIIIAMNETQIRNGDEFAGYLEENTLPQDTLNLKIMRKTGSNWQETYVAIVLGKRPEPNV